Proteins encoded within one genomic window of Pectobacterium araliae:
- the yieE gene encoding DNA-binding transcriptional regulator YeiE has translation MHITLRQLEVFAEVLKSGSTTQASVVLALSQSAVSAALADLEGQLGVQLFDRVGKRLVVNEHGRLLYPKALALLEQSIEIEQLFRRDNGALRIYASSTIGNYLLPAMIARYRHDYPDIPLELHVGNTQDVITRVSEFSVDLGLIEGPCHHPDLITQPWLEDELVVFCSPEHPLSRGAVSLAALADAHWILRERGSGTREVLDHLLLTHLSHFHLVMELGNSEAIKHAVRHGIGISCLSRHVIADQLAVGSLVELKVPLPKLTRTLYLVHHRQKHLSNVLRRFLSYCCETV, from the coding sequence ATGCATATCACGTTACGTCAACTGGAAGTCTTTGCCGAAGTTCTGAAAAGTGGTTCAACAACGCAAGCCTCCGTTGTACTCGCCCTTTCTCAATCGGCTGTCAGCGCTGCTTTGGCCGATTTAGAAGGGCAATTGGGCGTTCAACTCTTCGATCGCGTGGGTAAACGGCTGGTGGTTAATGAACATGGCCGCCTGCTTTATCCTAAGGCGCTGGCGCTACTTGAACAGTCGATCGAGATTGAACAACTCTTCCGGCGTGACAATGGGGCGCTGCGTATTTATGCCAGCAGTACCATTGGGAACTATTTATTGCCTGCGATGATTGCCCGCTATCGTCATGACTATCCTGACATTCCGCTTGAACTGCATGTCGGCAATACCCAAGATGTCATTACTCGTGTGTCTGAATTCAGTGTCGATTTGGGTTTGATTGAAGGGCCTTGCCATCATCCTGATTTGATTACTCAACCCTGGTTGGAAGATGAGCTGGTGGTATTTTGTTCTCCTGAGCATCCACTCAGTCGGGGCGCGGTATCATTAGCCGCGCTGGCGGACGCACACTGGATCTTACGTGAACGCGGCTCGGGCACACGCGAAGTGCTGGATCATTTGCTGCTAACGCACCTGTCGCATTTTCATCTGGTGATGGAACTGGGCAATTCAGAGGCGATTAAACATGCGGTACGCCACGGGATTGGCATCAGCTGTCTGTCACGGCATGTGATTGCTGATCAACTGGCGGTAGGCTCGCTGGTAGAATTGAAAGTGCCATTGCCTAAGCTCACGCGTACCTTGTATCTGGTGCACCATCGGCAGAAACATCTTTCAAATGTGTTGCGGCGTTTCCTGAGTTATTGCTGTGAAACGGTATAG
- a CDS encoding amino acid permease has protein sequence MAQHDIQQTTQGAPTLRRELKARHLTMIAIGGSIGTGLFVASGATVSQAGPGGALLSYALIGLMVYFLMTSLGELAAFMPVSGSFSTYGSRYVEEGFGFALGWNYWYNWAVTIAVDLVAAQLVMGYWFPEVSGWIWSALFLALMFLLNYISVKGFGEAEYWFSLIKVTTVIIFIAVGVMMITGIMSGAENAGFHNWKIGDAPFAGGFSAMIGVAMIVGFSFQGTELIGVAAGESKDPGKNIPRAIRQVFWRILLFYIFAILIISLIIPYTDPNLLRNDVKDITVSPFTLVFENAGLLSAAAVMNAVILTAVLSAGNSGMYASTRMLFTLASEGKAPRIFAKLSKGGVPRNALYATTVVAALCFLSSLYGNQTVYLWLLNTSGMTGFIAWLGIAISHYRFRRGYVMQGHDLSRLPYLSNFFPLGPIFAFVLCLIITLGQNYQAFLEDNIDWYGVTATYIGIPLFLLIWLGYKLYRGTGFIKYQDMTFPDHKD, from the coding sequence ATGGCTCAGCACGATATTCAACAAACTACACAGGGCGCACCGACCCTGCGCCGTGAACTAAAAGCGCGGCATTTAACGATGATCGCGATTGGCGGATCGATTGGAACCGGGTTATTTGTCGCTTCGGGGGCGACGGTTTCACAAGCGGGCCCGGGGGGCGCACTCCTGTCTTATGCCCTGATTGGGCTGATGGTTTACTTCCTGATGACCAGCCTGGGCGAACTTGCGGCATTTATGCCGGTTTCTGGCTCGTTCTCTACCTACGGTTCCCGCTATGTTGAAGAAGGTTTCGGCTTCGCGTTGGGGTGGAACTATTGGTACAACTGGGCGGTGACCATCGCGGTCGATCTGGTTGCTGCACAGTTGGTCATGGGATATTGGTTCCCCGAGGTTTCGGGCTGGATCTGGAGCGCCCTGTTTCTCGCGCTGATGTTCCTGCTTAACTACATTTCCGTGAAAGGGTTTGGTGAAGCCGAGTACTGGTTCTCACTGATTAAAGTGACGACGGTCATTATTTTCATTGCCGTTGGCGTGATGATGATTACGGGGATCATGAGCGGTGCGGAAAATGCCGGATTCCACAATTGGAAAATCGGTGATGCGCCGTTTGCGGGAGGATTCTCCGCCATGATCGGTGTGGCGATGATTGTTGGTTTCTCTTTCCAGGGCACGGAATTGATTGGTGTCGCTGCCGGTGAATCTAAAGATCCGGGAAAAAATATACCGCGTGCGATTCGCCAGGTTTTCTGGCGCATCCTGCTGTTCTACATCTTCGCGATTCTGATTATCAGCTTAATTATTCCGTATACCGACCCGAACTTGCTGCGTAATGATGTAAAAGACATTACGGTTAGCCCGTTCACGCTCGTGTTTGAGAATGCGGGTCTGCTGTCTGCCGCTGCGGTGATGAATGCGGTCATCCTGACGGCGGTGCTATCGGCGGGTAACTCTGGGATGTATGCCTCTACGCGTATGTTGTTTACATTGGCATCGGAAGGTAAAGCACCGCGCATTTTTGCTAAGCTGTCGAAAGGTGGTGTGCCGCGTAATGCACTATATGCCACAACGGTAGTCGCGGCGCTGTGTTTCCTGTCTTCTTTGTATGGCAATCAAACGGTTTATCTGTGGCTGCTGAATACCTCTGGTATGACAGGTTTTATTGCCTGGCTGGGGATCGCAATCAGCCATTACCGTTTCCGCCGTGGCTATGTGATGCAGGGCCATGACCTTAGCCGCTTGCCTTATTTATCGAATTTTTTCCCGCTTGGTCCGATTTTCGCGTTTGTGCTCTGCCTGATTATCACGCTGGGGCAAAATTATCAGGCGTTTCTGGAAGATAATATTGATTGGTATGGTGTGACGGCGACATATATCGGTATTCCGCTGTTCCTACTGATTTGGCTCGGCTATAAGTTGTATCGTGGAACGGGCTTCATTAAGTATCAGGATATGACGTTCCCGGATCATAAAGACTAA
- a CDS encoding 2-hydroxyacid dehydrogenase: MNSNQGTMMLKITFLDKGSLPETISLKKTSFRRPQCRHEWIEYSYTSPDQVIARAKDTHVIITNKTLLTRDTLAALPALKLIAVTATGTDNIDLAAAKERGITVKNVPGYSTQAVSEHVIAMMFALKHSLMAWYRDQLSDRWASQSQFTYFDHPVKDIAGSTLGIIGAGTIGQEVARLAQALGMKVIFAEHRGVSLCRAGYLPFEDVLRLADVISLNCPLKASTQHLINLETLALCKPTAFIINTARGGLIDESALAVALHERSIAGAALDCLTQEPPQKDNPLMVAAKTLPNLLITPHISWTSGSSLQLLMEKTIENIDEYAQQNGYK, encoded by the coding sequence ATGAATAGCAACCAGGGCACGATGATGTTAAAAATTACCTTTTTGGATAAAGGCTCACTGCCTGAAACCATTTCCTTAAAAAAGACGAGTTTTAGGCGTCCACAATGCCGCCATGAATGGATTGAATATAGCTATACCTCTCCCGATCAGGTTATCGCCCGCGCAAAAGACACTCACGTGATCATCACGAATAAAACGTTATTAACGCGCGATACCTTGGCCGCGTTACCTGCGCTGAAGCTGATTGCTGTGACGGCAACAGGGACTGACAATATCGATCTTGCTGCCGCCAAAGAGCGGGGTATCACGGTCAAAAATGTACCGGGTTATTCTACGCAAGCCGTGTCTGAACACGTGATTGCCATGATGTTCGCGCTGAAACACAGCCTGATGGCATGGTATCGCGATCAACTGAGCGATCGCTGGGCTAGCCAGTCGCAATTTACTTATTTTGATCATCCGGTCAAGGACATTGCAGGTTCCACGTTGGGTATCATCGGTGCGGGCACGATTGGGCAGGAAGTGGCTCGTCTGGCGCAGGCGCTGGGAATGAAGGTGATTTTTGCCGAGCATAGAGGCGTCTCGCTGTGTCGTGCTGGGTATTTGCCGTTTGAGGATGTTCTGCGTCTGGCGGATGTCATTTCACTCAACTGCCCGCTAAAAGCGAGTACGCAGCATCTGATCAATTTGGAGACGCTCGCACTGTGTAAGCCAACGGCGTTTATTATTAATACCGCCAGAGGTGGGCTGATTGATGAGAGCGCATTGGCTGTAGCATTACACGAGCGCAGCATTGCTGGTGCTGCGCTGGATTGCCTGACACAGGAGCCGCCGCAAAAAGACAACCCCCTGATGGTGGCGGCTAAAACCTTGCCTAATCTTTTGATTACACCACATATCTCCTGGACGTCTGGTTCATCGCTGCAACTGTTGATGGAAAAGACAATTGAAAATATTGATGAGTATGCCCAGCAGAACGGATACAAATAA
- a CDS encoding DUF6392 family protein: MTVNVEALIGSFGKSYKEIHESGLLPYKTMPSATSGDPNLSLVMAKEGIYLSFKRDDLTFQEMTLRIQYDKVKSWVFPNELPFPLQKSMSRQWVHKNIGEPENSIPPRVIMKQEIGWVERFSLRGLHIPVTMQIRYDMYEMVVAVTYLPTSELRW, from the coding sequence ATGACTGTAAATGTTGAAGCTTTGATAGGTAGTTTTGGAAAAAGTTACAAAGAAATACATGAGTCTGGATTATTACCATACAAAACAATGCCTTCAGCAACTTCAGGTGATCCTAATCTTAGCTTGGTTATGGCTAAAGAAGGTATTTATTTATCCTTTAAACGTGATGATCTTACCTTTCAGGAGATGACGTTACGAATTCAATATGACAAAGTGAAAAGCTGGGTATTTCCCAATGAATTGCCTTTCCCGTTGCAGAAAAGTATGTCGCGCCAGTGGGTGCATAAAAATATTGGTGAACCAGAAAATAGTATTCCACCAAGAGTGATAATGAAACAGGAAATTGGCTGGGTTGAACGATTCTCCCTCAGAGGCCTTCATATTCCAGTTACGATGCAAATCCGCTATGACATGTATGAAATGGTAGTGGCGGTCACATACCTTCCAACATCTGAACTTCGTTGGTAA
- a CDS encoding ABC transporter permease gives MLITVVALIALFGLTSDNFLDPYNIINILRSIAIVTVIAIGVSISLSVGGFDLSVGSTASLANALVISLFVWHGFGTTGAIILTLLLCTLVGLFNAFLIVVLKIPDMLATLASLFVIQGVAMTYSYGGSITQNMVLPSGEMAEGIIPEFFATLGQVPVIVIIMLAVTVLVQLYLSLTKHGRRMYVIGGNPEAARLAGIRTARYRVQAYVFSSLLAALGGILLASRIGSSQVNAGGGYLMDAVAAAYIGFSLAGSGKPNALGTLLGAVILGVLQNGLVMLSVPYYAMDIIKGLVLALALAMTYIQKR, from the coding sequence ATGCTGATCACAGTTGTCGCGCTGATTGCCCTCTTCGGACTGACGTCGGACAATTTTCTCGACCCGTATAACATCATCAATATCCTGCGCTCTATCGCCATTGTTACGGTGATTGCGATTGGCGTTTCCATCTCGCTTTCCGTCGGCGGATTCGACCTTTCTGTCGGGTCGACAGCATCGCTGGCCAATGCACTGGTTATCTCACTCTTTGTCTGGCATGGATTCGGCACCACTGGCGCAATTATTCTGACGCTTCTGCTATGTACGCTGGTTGGGCTATTCAACGCCTTTCTCATCGTGGTGCTAAAGATCCCCGATATGCTCGCGACACTCGCCAGCCTGTTCGTCATTCAAGGCGTGGCGATGACGTATAGTTATGGCGGTTCCATCACGCAGAATATGGTGTTGCCCAGCGGCGAAATGGCGGAAGGTATCATTCCCGAATTCTTTGCCACGCTGGGCCAGGTGCCCGTCATTGTGATCATCATGCTGGCAGTGACAGTGCTGGTGCAGCTCTATCTGTCCCTGACTAAGCACGGTCGCCGGATGTACGTCATTGGCGGCAACCCAGAAGCCGCTCGACTAGCGGGTATTCGCACGGCGCGTTATCGGGTACAGGCGTATGTGTTCTCTTCACTACTCGCGGCACTGGGCGGCATCTTACTCGCATCTCGCATCGGCTCTTCACAGGTTAATGCTGGGGGCGGCTATTTAATGGATGCGGTTGCTGCGGCCTACATCGGTTTCTCGCTAGCGGGGTCCGGCAAACCAAATGCGCTGGGTACGCTACTCGGCGCCGTCATCCTCGGCGTCTTGCAGAATGGACTGGTGATGCTCTCCGTACCTTATTACGCTATGGATATCATCAAAGGTCTGGTTCTCGCGCTCGCGCTAGCAATGACGTATATCCAGAAACGCTGA
- a CDS encoding sugar ABC transporter ATP-binding protein translates to MISTAQSRLEMRNISISFSGFHALKQVNFTLEGGSIHALTGANGAGKSTLMTILSGAYDHYQGDILINGKTVDVHSPRDAKQYGIHLVQQEVDVALVPTLSVAENIMLDTLAQEGHLLSWPQIYRQAQALLDQLGVHLNVRQRLDTCSLAEKQQILLARALSHKCRFLILDEPTAPLDQAESARLFQVVRRLQAEGIGIVFISHRIHELSEICDTLTVLRDGEFVSSGAMQGLSGEEIVERMLGHRLDDIFPPRRTTPSDNTLLQVTGLHDETLLHNISLTLRKGEILGIAGLAGAGKTELCKALFGAEPCQIAQGEYRGKPWKPHSPHRSVEQGLALVPEERRKEGIFIDESVTMNLSITATDSFSRWSLFSQGKAWRWAKQIVEQLAVRTTGPAQKLARLSGGNQQKVAIGKWLRSEAQVLIFDEPTKGVDIKAKQDLFTLIDNLARQGKGIIYASGEFSELVGLCDRICVLWDGRIVAELNAAEIDEETLLLYSTGGTPA, encoded by the coding sequence ATGATTTCTACCGCCCAAAGCCGACTGGAAATGCGCAACATTTCCATCTCCTTTTCTGGTTTCCACGCCCTCAAGCAGGTTAATTTCACTCTGGAAGGGGGATCGATTCATGCCCTGACTGGCGCAAATGGTGCGGGTAAATCCACGCTCATGACGATTTTGTCAGGTGCTTACGATCACTATCAAGGCGATATTCTGATTAATGGTAAGACGGTCGATGTCCATTCGCCGCGTGATGCCAAGCAGTACGGCATTCATCTGGTGCAGCAGGAAGTCGATGTCGCGCTGGTTCCCACGCTGTCCGTGGCGGAAAACATTATGCTGGATACGCTGGCGCAGGAGGGACATCTGCTGAGTTGGCCGCAGATCTATCGTCAGGCGCAGGCGCTACTCGATCAGCTTGGCGTTCACCTTAATGTTCGTCAACGGTTGGATACCTGCTCGCTGGCTGAAAAACAGCAAATCCTGCTCGCCCGCGCGTTATCCCACAAATGTCGCTTCCTGATTTTAGATGAACCCACCGCCCCATTGGATCAGGCTGAAAGCGCGCGTCTCTTTCAAGTGGTTCGCCGATTACAGGCAGAAGGCATCGGGATCGTGTTTATTTCTCACCGTATCCATGAGTTGAGTGAAATCTGCGATACGTTGACCGTTCTGCGAGACGGTGAGTTTGTCAGCAGCGGCGCGATGCAGGGGCTCAGCGGCGAGGAAATTGTAGAAAGAATGCTGGGGCATCGGCTTGACGATATCTTCCCTCCGCGCCGTACCACACCTTCAGACAACACGCTGCTTCAGGTCACCGGTTTGCACGACGAGACGCTGCTGCACAATATTTCGCTCACGCTGCGCAAAGGGGAAATTCTGGGTATTGCCGGGCTGGCTGGCGCTGGGAAAACCGAGTTGTGTAAAGCGCTGTTCGGCGCAGAACCCTGCCAGATCGCACAAGGTGAATATCGCGGTAAACCCTGGAAGCCGCATTCCCCTCATCGTTCCGTCGAGCAAGGTCTGGCGCTGGTTCCTGAAGAACGGCGCAAGGAAGGCATTTTTATTGATGAATCTGTCACCATGAATCTCAGCATCACCGCCACCGACAGCTTTTCCCGCTGGAGCTTATTCAGCCAGGGCAAAGCATGGCGCTGGGCTAAACAGATCGTTGAACAACTTGCAGTTCGCACCACCGGCCCGGCGCAAAAACTGGCGCGCCTATCGGGGGGCAACCAGCAAAAAGTCGCCATCGGCAAGTGGCTACGCAGTGAAGCACAGGTTCTGATTTTTGATGAACCCACCAAAGGCGTGGATATCAAGGCCAAACAAGATCTGTTCACGCTGATTGACAACCTCGCCCGTCAGGGCAAAGGCATTATTTATGCGTCAGGCGAGTTCTCTGAACTGGTCGGGCTCTGCGATCGCATCTGCGTGCTATGGGATGGCCGGATTGTCGCAGAGTTGAACGCCGCTGAGATTGATGAAGAAACCCTACTTTTATATTCAACTGGAGGAACTCCCGCGTGA
- a CDS encoding oxidoreductase encodes MHTITVRVQVGPANYFSFSGAIDKLLEFYPPEVLKNALWIYGERAIAAARPYLPAEFDAPSARRVQFGAHCSEGEVAKLVAQAGDACQVVIGVGGGAVLDTAKVAARHIGVPLVAIPTIAATCAAWTPLSVWYNDAGQALRFEIFTDANHLVLVEPRIMLAAPVEYLLAGVGDTLAKWYEAVVLSPQPDTLPLSVRLGLQTARDIRNVLLQQSAAALEAAKRGELTQDFLDVVDAIIAGGGMVGGLGERYTRVAAAHAVHNGLTVLPQTERFLHGTKVAYGILVQAALLGDSETLHQLKAAFKAFGLPTSLAELDVDIHDRVALQAVIVRTLQTGESIHYLPLALNEAVLLAAFTAVEFAGK; translated from the coding sequence ATGCATACCATAACAGTTCGCGTACAGGTTGGTCCCGCCAACTATTTTTCTTTCTCTGGCGCTATCGATAAGCTGCTGGAATTTTATCCGCCAGAGGTGTTGAAAAACGCACTGTGGATCTACGGTGAGCGGGCTATCGCCGCGGCGCGACCTTATTTACCGGCCGAGTTCGATGCGCCTTCTGCCCGACGCGTTCAGTTTGGCGCGCATTGCAGCGAGGGGGAAGTCGCAAAACTGGTCGCGCAGGCGGGCGATGCATGTCAGGTCGTCATTGGCGTCGGTGGCGGTGCGGTGCTGGATACCGCGAAAGTCGCCGCGCGCCATATTGGCGTGCCGCTGGTGGCGATCCCGACCATTGCGGCAACCTGTGCGGCCTGGACGCCGCTGTCCGTCTGGTATAACGATGCCGGGCAGGCGTTGCGCTTTGAAATTTTCACCGATGCCAACCATCTGGTACTGGTTGAACCGCGGATTATGCTAGCCGCGCCGGTAGAATATCTGTTGGCTGGGGTCGGAGATACGCTGGCAAAATGGTATGAGGCCGTTGTTCTCAGCCCCCAGCCTGATACGTTGCCCCTTTCTGTCCGCCTTGGCTTACAGACTGCGCGGGATATCCGCAATGTATTGTTGCAACAAAGCGCTGCGGCATTAGAGGCCGCAAAGCGTGGCGAGTTGACGCAGGATTTTCTGGATGTGGTGGATGCGATCATTGCTGGTGGCGGGATGGTGGGCGGACTGGGTGAACGATACACCCGAGTAGCGGCGGCGCATGCGGTTCATAACGGTTTGACGGTGTTGCCGCAAACCGAACGTTTCCTGCATGGCACCAAAGTGGCTTATGGCATTCTGGTGCAGGCTGCCTTGTTGGGCGATAGCGAAACGCTGCACCAGTTGAAAGCGGCGTTTAAGGCGTTTGGTTTGCCGACATCGCTGGCTGAACTGGATGTCGATATTCATGACCGTGTTGCGCTTCAGGCCGTGATTGTCCGTACTTTGCAAACAGGGGAGTCCATTCACTATCTGCCATTGGCGTTAAATGAAGCGGTCTTGCTGGCGGCGTTTACTGCCGTTGAATTTGCTGGAAAATAA
- a CDS encoding KTSC domain-containing protein has product MQRKRVASTELFSIGYDAEKSQLEVELLNGSIYLYSGVARMIYEELMASKTKYRYYASYIKNSFPYEKTQ; this is encoded by the coding sequence TTGCAGAGAAAACGAGTGGCATCAACAGAGTTGTTTTCAATTGGATACGATGCAGAAAAAAGTCAGTTAGAAGTCGAATTACTCAATGGGAGCATCTATCTCTACAGCGGCGTAGCACGCATGATTTATGAAGAGCTGATGGCAAGCAAAACGAAGTATCGTTACTACGCCAGCTATATCAAAAACTCATTCCCCTACGAGAAAACGCAGTAG